TGATGAGCTGCGGTGCGGTCGGGAAGAGGCCTGGCAGACGCTCAATATCAGCGAGGGATTCGGTGGCTTCGATAAAGAGGATATCGGCGCCGGCCTCGACGAAGCGCTGACCGCGTTCGATCGCCGCCTCGATGCCTTCCACCGCGGCCGCGTCGGTGCGCGCAATGATCTGCAGGTGGCCGTCCTCCCGGGCGTCGACCGCCGCGTGGATCTTGCCGACCATCTCGCCGGTCGAGACCACTTCCTTGCCCGCGAAATGGCCGCATTTCTTCGGCATCACCTGGTCTTCGAACTGGATCGCATCGGCGCCGCAACGCTCCAGCGTGCGAACCGTATGCCGTACGTTGAGCGCGTTGCCGAAACCGGTGTCCGCGTCGACGATAAGCGGCAGCTCGACCGCATCGCGCACGCGCGCAGTGTGTTCGGCGATTTCGTTCAGGCCGATGAAGCCGAGGTCGGGCAGCCCGAGCGACATGTTCGTGACGCCCGCGCCCGTCAGGTAGAGCGCTTCGAACCCGGCGTCCTCGATGACGCGTGCGCTCATCGCGTTGAACGCGCCGGGCACGAGCAGGCCCCGGCGTTCACTGACGCTGCGGCGAAAGGCAGCACGGCGGCTGACAGAAGAAGTTGGCATGACAGTAGCCCTCGAAAGGATCGGGGAAACGGCCTCGCACGCAGAATCTGCGCCCGCCAGGCCACCTCGGGGTTGGCGCAACGAATCTGCGGATTATGACGCGTTGGCTGCCAGCGCGTTCGATCCGCGCGATTCTGAAGGTCGCAACTGCGTGGCGCCACTGCTCAGCCTGTTCTTCCAGCGAACCGGCAGACGCCGCCTGCCCGAAGGCGGCGAGGCGCGGACTTGCGCGGCGTCACCGGAATACCGGCGACCGCAGATGATTCGTTGCGCATAACACCGATCACCCGTGAATGTGGGATGACGATCTCCAGCTTTACGGTCAGTGTTCCTGGCCCTGATAATGGCCGGTCGATCCACACGCATCACGGCTGGTTGGGGTGCACCGGGTCGCCATCCTCCATCCATCGTTGCCCCGTGCTGAAGACCTCACGCTTTTTCGATCTGCTGCGCATTCCCGGCTTCAAGCCGCTCGCGGGCGCGACCCTGATGCTCGGTGTGGCGATGTCGTTTACTGCCCCCTATCTATCGCTCTTCGGCGTCGAACGTGCGGGGATGACGCCGTTCAGGCTCGGCCTTTTCATGACGCTGATCGCTGCCAGCGGCGTGCTGGCCAGCACGCTGGCCGGCCGCTGGAGCGACAGGAGCGGGCGTCACCGGCCCTTGCTGCTTGCATCGCTCGTGGCGGCGACGCTGGGTTATCTGTGCCTGTGCGTGGTGCGCGACTACCGGCTTCTGCTGGTAGTGGGCGTGGCCTTCATCGGGGCGGGCGGCTCGGCGCTGTCGCTGGTCTTCTCGTTCAGCCGCGCCGCATTACCGGTGAAAGACGACGACGAACGCGCGTTTGCGAGCGCGTCGCTGCGCACGATCCTCTCGGGCGCGTGGGTATTCGGCCCGGCGGTGGGCGCGCTGGTGCTCGCGGCAACCGGCTTCTACGGGCTGTTCCTGTTCGCTGCGGCGAGCTTTGCGGCGTGCGCGACGATCGTCGCGCGGATGAGAGAGCCGCAGGGGCATCTCGGCGATCACACCGTCGAGGACACGGCGTCCGAGCCGACCTCGTCGATCACGGTGCCACCGCTGCGCTCGCCCTCCGAAGGCGGCCATGCAGCGGGCGGCGCGGCCGCATCGGCGAATGACATCATGCGGGCCGTGGTGGCGTTGACGCTGATCGGCCTCGCCGCCAACGCGACGATGATCGTGCTGCCGTTATACATCGTGCATGGCCTCAACGGCTCGCGGCTCGATGTATCGATCATGCTGGGGCTCGGCGCGCTGACCGAAATTCCGATGATGCTTGCGCTCGGTGCGCGGTCGTCGTCGCTGCACAAGCCGAACTGGCTGGCCGCGTGCGCCGCGGTGCATGCGGTGTATTTTGTCGGCATGTCGGTCGCGGGCCACGTGAACGTGCTGATTCCGATGCAGATCCTCAATGCGTTCGTCGTTTCCGTCACATCGTGCCTCGGCATGACCTACGTGCAGGATCTGATGCCCGCGTCGCCGGGCCGGGCGACGGCCCTGTTCTTCAACGCGGCGCGGGTGGGATCGATCCTGTCGGGCGTGCTGTCCGGTTTGCTGGTGCAGGCGTTCAGCTATCGCGGCACCTTCGTGTTCTGCGGTCTGCTTGCCCTGTGCGCGCTCGTGCTGTTTGCCGTGCCAGGCTGGCGCTATGGACAGATGGCGCGGGCAGCGCGCGGGTACGTCGCCCGGAAGCTGGAAGAGCGGCGGCGCTAGCATTGCCGCCTGCCTGCTGTCCGATGGCGGGTTGAGCAAGGGGAAATGGCGCCGCGGAACCGCTGGTAAGCGACCACTTTGGGCGTCCGATCGAAACGTGCGGATGCTTCGACTGCTCAACGCGGAGGCGCGCCGGCCCGGATTTCGCGAAGCGGATGCAGAAACGCCACCACCCGGTAATGGCAAACCGGAACGGCAGGCCGCCGCTTGATTTACAATCGCGGCACGGAGTAATATTCGGCCGGTTTGCGGAACGGATTTTTTCTAATATGTTGATATGCCGGGCGTCGTTTTCGGAGTCTTCATTTACCTCCGGGACGGCAGTGTGAGTCGCTGATTCACCTGCGCCGCTGTCAACATCAAAAAAAAGGCTTCGCTGGCAATTGCGAAGCCTTTGTCTTTTCAGGCATGCATTTTCTGCAAGGAAAATGGTGCACCATGGTCAAGCGAGAGGAACAACGGATGTTCGATCCCGACGGAGAAGCGCGCGAACGACTGCTCGTGTGGATACGCCGCCGCATGGAAGAGTACGGCATTACGCTGGACGATCTGGCGGCCGCCATCGAAGCCGATGCCGCCGCGCTGCAGGCGCCGAAGTATCGCGACGCATACGGCAACACGTGGGATGGCACGGGCGACAGGCCCGACTGGCTGACCCGCGCCATTCACGCAGGGCAGGATATCGAGCACTTCCGGTGCTGATCGCGGCATGTCGAGCCGTATTTTCCAGACTAAGCCATGCGTCCCGCGATGCGTTCGCCGCCGCGGCGCACCGCGTTGCTTCGTGAGGCGGCAACCTGCCTTTCAGGGAGATATCCGATGTCCATCACACAACCGGCGTCGGCGCACGCCTTCAGTCCGGACGAATGGGTGACTCGCTGCGACCTCGCTGCGCTTTATCGCCTGGTCGCGCATTTCCGCATGACCGACCTGATCGACACGCACATTACCGCGCGTGTGCCGGGGCCCGAGCATCACTTCCTCATTAACCGTTATGGCGTGCTGTTCGACGAAATGCGCGCATCGGATCTGGTGAAAATCGATCGCGATGGGCGAGTCGTCGAAGCGGAGGCGGACGGAGATCCGGCGCGCTATCGCGTGAATGCCGCGGGTTTCACGATTCATTCGGCCGTGCACACGGCGCGTCCCGACCTGCGCTACGTGATTCACACGCACACTGCGGCGGGCTCGGCGGTTTCCGCGCAAAAGCAGGGATTGCTGCCGATCAGCCAGCATGCGCTCAAGTTCTACGAGTGCCTTGCTTACCATGACTATGAAGGCATTGCGCTGGATCTCGGCGAACGGGAACGGCTCGTCGCCGATCTGGGCACATGCAATGCGATGATCCTGCGCAATCACGGTTTGCTGGCCGGAGGCGTATCCGCGGCGACGGCGTTTCAGGAAATCTATTTTCTGGAGCGCGCCTGCCAGATTCAGGTTCAGGCGCTGGCCGGCAATGCGGAGCTGAATGTGCCGCCGCAGGCCGTGTGCAGGTTGACCGCAAGCCAGTTCCAGCGCGACGACTCGGAAGGCATTGCACAACTGGCGTGGGAAGCCGCGTTGCGGCTGATCGATACATCGCGATCCGATTACTGCAGTTAGGCACCAACAGCAGGGCGGGCGGGGCGATTGCCAGGCGGAGCGGCATATCCTGATTGGCATAAGCGGCAAGCTGGGCGACAATCGCGGCGATCTTCAAACTTCGCCGCGAGGTGCATACCATGGTTGTGCTGATAGTCGGGTTGGTGATCTTTCTGGGCAGTCATTCAGTGCGGATCTTCGCCGGGCCATGGCGCGAGGCGCAAATTGCGAGGCTTGGCGAGAAGGGCTGGAAGGGGATTTTTTCCATCGTCTCCGCGATCGGGCTCGTGCTGATCATCTGGGGCTATGGACTGGCACGGCGTGACCCGGTGCTGCTATGGACGCCGCCGGTGTGGGCTCCTCATCTCGCTGCGCCGCTTACCGCGTTCGCATTTATCCTCTTTCCTGCTGCTCATAGTCCGGGTAACCACTTCAAGTCGCTGCTCCATCATCCGATGGTGTTTGGCGTCGGGCTTTGGGCGCTCGCGCATCTGCTTGCCAACGGGACACTGAATGCTGTGATCCTGTTTGGGGCTTTTCTGGTCTGGGCGGTGGTTGACTATTTCGCTGCGCGGCGGCGTGACCTGGATCAGGGCGTTGTTTATCCACCTGGTGTCCTGTCAAAAGATGTGATGCCGGTCGTTGCCGGGCTTGTGGTGTGGGTGGTGTTTGCCGTTGTCTTGCATGGATGGTTGATCGGGGTCCGGCCGTTTGGGTAATGGATTTTTTGTTTTACTGTCCTATGCTTACTTGTATTCTGGGCAGGTGATGGATGTCGCTCATCCGCACGCATCTTTGGCGGTCGACGATGTTTGCGGATGAGATCCAGCGTCGTCATGCGATGACGTGCGAGGCAGGTTTCAAATACGCTGGCTTGAGCGAGACCTGGCTCACAGGGCTGTGAGCCACCACTTGCACAACGCGTTCGACGCTTTTGGTATGTTGCAATTTATAAGTACAACTAGTCGTTTGATTCAGGAAGCGGGAATCACGCCATCGTCACTATATTTGGCAATTCGAACTAAAGTTAAGAGGCATCTTGCCGTTATGCATGAGGGAACAGGCCCGCCATCCGGCGGTAGTCAGGAAGTCCAATGCGGAGGTCGAGATGGGGACGAGCAATCGACGTCTAACAGAGTTCGTCGGCGTTGCGGCGATGGCAGCGCTCTACGTCTTGCCAGGCGCGGCGACGGCTGCAACGAGCGGCAGAATCTACTTTAGCGGCGCGGTCGTCGCTCCGCCGTTCGGCGTCTCGTACGCGCCGGCAGTGGGGTCGACGGCGGCTGGCACGACCATCCGGCAAGCCTCTGGCGCAGCCGGAGTGCGGGTCACGTTCGACGCGCCCGTTGGCGTTGCCTGCGCCAACGTCGGGTTGCAGGTGCTCGATGTGGATGGCTTGCGTGCTCCGAAGACGATCGCGACACGCTTCGTCGACGGCACTGGTCATGCGGTCGCATCAGACAAGGATGGACGGTTCCGTCTGGGCAGCGAAGGGGGAACACTGTCGCTTACGCCCCGGACGGGCAATGGTCCGTCGGCGGACAGCGCTGTAGCGGTCGTGATCAGCTACGACTGAACGGCGCCATGGATGCATGATGGCGGACACGTCGAACGGTGACGTTTCGGTCATCGTTCGATCGCCGTCCAGGCGGATAAAAAAGGCCCGCGCGAGGCGGGCCGAATGCTATCCGGAGTTTCGCGAACGGGTCGCGGCTTGAGATTCCAGAGCTGCTGTATGAAACGTCCGCGCAAACTCCGTGAAAGTGCGAACCGCACCTTCATCCAACTTCAATCAACATCAGAGATCGAAGAAGGCCGTTTCGTTTTCGCCCTGCATGTGAATGTCGAAACGGTACACCGTGCTGCCAGCATGTGTTTCGCGTTTCGCGACCAGCGTGTTGCGACGTTCGGCCGGTACGGAGGCAAGCACCGCGTCACGCTCGTTGGCCGCCGCTTCATCGTCAAAGTAGAGGCGCGTGAACGTATGCAGCAGCATCCCGCGCATCAGCACGATCACGTTGATGTGCGGCGCTTCGTCGTCGCCGGTCGCACCTGGCTTCACGGTCTGGACGACAAAGCGCTTCTGCGGGTCCGTTCCCGTACCGACGCGCGCAAAGCCGCGAAAGCCCGACTTCGTCACGTCCGCGCTTGAAGCCGGATAGTTGCCTTGCGGGTCGACCTGCAAAAACTCGAGCATGGCGTCGCCGATCACCGCACCGTCGGCGTCGAACACCTGGCCGACAATCGTGATGTGTTCGCCGGCCGCTTCATGATCCGCGAGCGATGGCGTGAACAAGCTCTTCAGATCGAAGTTGTACTGTTCGGGGCACAGACCGTAAGCGAAGTACGGCCCGACCGTTTGAGAAGGCGTTTGCTTGAGTGTCATGTTCAACGCTCCATCGGGGTTTCGTTGCGGCCGCGCAGCACGATGTCGAATTCGTAGCCGAGCGCATAGCCTTCTTCCGTCGTGTCGATCGAGAAGCGCGAGATGAGACGTTCGCGTGCGTGCTCGGGCGTGCCCTGGAAGATCGGATCGAGTGCGAGCAGCGGGTCGCCAGGGAAGTACATCTGCGTGACGAGGCGCGAGCCGAAGTAGTCGCCAAACAGCGAGAAGTGAATGTGGTTCGGACGCCATGCGTTCGGATGATTGCCCCACGGATACGCACCGGGCTTGATCGTCAGAAACCGATAACGGCCTTCGTTGTCGGTCAGGCAGCGGCCTGCGCCGAGGAAGTTCGGATCGAGCGGCGCTTCGTGCTGGTCAGCCTTGTGAACATAGCGGCCCGCAGCATTCGCCTGCCAGATTTCGACGAGCGTGTTGCGCACCGGCCGACCGCCTTCGTCGAGCACGCGGCCCGTGACGATGATGCGCTCGCCAAGCGGCTCGCCATTTCTGGCGGCATTGCGCGTCAGGTCGTTATCGAGCGCGCCGAGATCTTCCGCGCCGTACACGGGCACGCGCTGATTGCGCAGGCGTTCTTTCAGCGGGATCAGCGGGCGGCTCGGGCCGCGCTTCACCGACGAACCGTAGCCGGGATAGACATAGGGAGGATGGGACGCGAAGTCGCGCACGGTGAGGACAAGGTGATCGTCCATTGTTTGTCTCCTGGGAGGGATTATTGAGCGGCTGGGGATTATGGGACTTTATATGCTCCAGGAAGTTATGCAAAATGACGTTTTTTCGTCTTTCGTATAACCTGTCGTTATGCAACGCAGCCTCGCGGACAGCCGCGTCAAATTCCGTCATCTGCAGTGCTTTCTGGCCGTCGCGCAGTTCGGCGGCGTGCAGAAGGCCGCGGAGAGCCTGGCGATTACGCAGCCCGCCGTGTCGAAGACGGTCGCCGAACTCGAATCGATTCTCGGCGTGAGGCTGTTCGAGCGCGGCCGGCACGGGGCGGTGCCCACGCGCGAGGGACAGCTGTTCATGCCGCACGCAAGCGCCTGCGTGAGCGCGCTGCGGCAAGGCGTCGATCTGCTGGCGCGCGCGGAGGGCACGGCGGCCGCCACGCTCGATCTCGGCATTTTGCCGACCGTCGCGACCGCGGTCGTGCCGCCCGCGCTGAAGTTGTTTCAAACCCGATGGCCGCATGTGGTTGTGCGGATGGTGACCGCGTCGAACACAGAACTGCTCGCGCGGCTAAAGGCCGGCACGATCGAGTTCGCGGTGGGGCGGCTGGCGGATCCGGAGCGGATGATCGGCCTTAGCTTCGAGCAGCTGTATCGCGAGCCGCTGATCGCGGTGGTCCGTGCGGGCCATCCGCTGTCGACGGGCGCGGCTCCGCCGGCGGCGCTGCTCGAACGCTTCATGGTGGTGCTGCCACCGTTCGGCACGCTGATCCGGCAGTCGGCCGAAAGTCTGCTGACGGCCTGGGGGGCACCGCCGCTGTCGTCGTTCGTGGAAATGCTGTCGGTATCTGTTGGCCGGGCGTTGACGCTCGAAAACGACGCGGTCTGGTTTGTCCCGTTCAGCGCGGTCGAATACGATCTGTCGCGCGGCGAACTGGTGCGGCTGCCGCTGCCGTTTGCCGGCACCGAGGAGCCGGTGGGTCTAATCCTGCGCACGGATACCCAGCCGTCGGCAGCGGCGCGCGCGCTGATTGATGCGGTGCGCAACGTGACGCGGCAGCGCATTGCCCCTGCCGTCGATAAAACACGCTCGCCGAAACGCCGCCGCGCGGCGCCCTGAACCGCGCATGGCCGCCGGGGAGGCGCAACAGGTCATCATGGTCACCACGGATACGTAAGCGCCGCATGAACCGTTCAGTACAAAATGCAGGTTGCGGGAGGTCACGCACACGGTGTACAAACACGGTTCGAATGCCGTCGAAATCTGCCGTCGGCGGGCGTTACCCCGTTGCCTCCATGCCCCGTCAAGCGTTACCAGCAGCACCTGCAGCCATAAAGGAGAATGCCATGCCCAGCGATCTGCCTGATCCGACCGCTGCCCTCAGCGCCATTGCCGACCCGGAGCACAATCCGCTCGGCACGGCCGGAATCGAATTCGTGGAGTTTGCCGCGCGCGATCCGAGGTCGCTCGGGCAGACGTTGACGCAACTCGGCTTCAAGGCGATCGCCCGGCACGTCAGCAAGGACGTCACGCTGTACCGGCAGGGCGAGATGAACTTTCTGATCAATGCCGAGCCGGATTCATTCGCTGCGCGCTACGCCGAGGAGTACGGCACGGGCGTCTGCGCAATCGGCATTCGCGTGGCTGACGCGCAGCGCGCGTTCGATCGGGCGATCGAACTCGGCGCGTGGGAATTCGAAGGCGAGAGGGTCGGCAAGAACGAACTGCTGATTCCGGCGATCCAGGGCATCGGCGATTCGCATATCTACTTCATCGACCGCTGGCGCGGAC
The DNA window shown above is from Paraburkholderia sp. BL10I2N1 and carries:
- a CDS encoding oxaloacetate decarboxylase: MPTSSVSRRAAFRRSVSERRGLLVPGAFNAMSARVIEDAGFEALYLTGAGVTNMSLGLPDLGFIGLNEIAEHTARVRDAVELPLIVDADTGFGNALNVRHTVRTLERCGADAIQFEDQVMPKKCGHFAGKEVVSTGEMVGKIHAAVDAREDGHLQIIARTDAAAVEGIEAAIERGQRFVEAGADILFIEATESLADIERLPGLFPTAPQLINIVIGGKTPVQSRDALASLGYGLVLYANAALQGAVRGMQQALGALKDNGRLDEDPSLVVPFSERQRLVNKPLYDQLDKQYAAHEK
- a CDS encoding sugar efflux transporter, whose amino-acid sequence is MLKTSRFFDLLRIPGFKPLAGATLMLGVAMSFTAPYLSLFGVERAGMTPFRLGLFMTLIAASGVLASTLAGRWSDRSGRHRPLLLASLVAATLGYLCLCVVRDYRLLLVVGVAFIGAGGSALSLVFSFSRAALPVKDDDERAFASASLRTILSGAWVFGPAVGALVLAATGFYGLFLFAAASFAACATIVARMREPQGHLGDHTVEDTASEPTSSITVPPLRSPSEGGHAAGGAAASANDIMRAVVALTLIGLAANATMIVLPLYIVHGLNGSRLDVSIMLGLGALTEIPMMLALGARSSSLHKPNWLAACAAVHAVYFVGMSVAGHVNVLIPMQILNAFVVSVTSCLGMTYVQDLMPASPGRATALFFNAARVGSILSGVLSGLLVQAFSYRGTFVFCGLLALCALVLFAVPGWRYGQMARAARGYVARKLEERRR
- a CDS encoding H-NS family nucleoid-associated regulatory protein, with the protein product MVKREEQRMFDPDGEARERLLVWIRRRMEEYGITLDDLAAAIEADAAALQAPKYRDAYGNTWDGTGDRPDWLTRAIHAGQDIEHFRC
- a CDS encoding class II aldolase/adducin family protein; translated protein: MSITQPASAHAFSPDEWVTRCDLAALYRLVAHFRMTDLIDTHITARVPGPEHHFLINRYGVLFDEMRASDLVKIDRDGRVVEAEADGDPARYRVNAAGFTIHSAVHTARPDLRYVIHTHTAAGSAVSAQKQGLLPISQHALKFYECLAYHDYEGIALDLGERERLVADLGTCNAMILRNHGLLAGGVSAATAFQEIYFLERACQIQVQALAGNAELNVPPQAVCRLTASQFQRDDSEGIAQLAWEAALRLIDTSRSDYCS
- a CDS encoding NnrU family protein, producing the protein MVVLIVGLVIFLGSHSVRIFAGPWREAQIARLGEKGWKGIFSIVSAIGLVLIIWGYGLARRDPVLLWTPPVWAPHLAAPLTAFAFILFPAAHSPGNHFKSLLHHPMVFGVGLWALAHLLANGTLNAVILFGAFLVWAVVDYFAARRRDLDQGVVYPPGVLSKDVMPVVAGLVVWVVFAVVLHGWLIGVRPFG
- the pcaG gene encoding protocatechuate 3,4-dioxygenase subunit alpha codes for the protein MTLKQTPSQTVGPYFAYGLCPEQYNFDLKSLFTPSLADHEAAGEHITIVGQVFDADGAVIGDAMLEFLQVDPQGNYPASSADVTKSGFRGFARVGTGTDPQKRFVVQTVKPGATGDDEAPHINVIVLMRGMLLHTFTRLYFDDEAAANERDAVLASVPAERRNTLVAKRETHAGSTVYRFDIHMQGENETAFFDL
- the pcaH gene encoding protocatechuate 3,4-dioxygenase subunit beta is translated as MDDHLVLTVRDFASHPPYVYPGYGSSVKRGPSRPLIPLKERLRNQRVPVYGAEDLGALDNDLTRNAARNGEPLGERIIVTGRVLDEGGRPVRNTLVEIWQANAAGRYVHKADQHEAPLDPNFLGAGRCLTDNEGRYRFLTIKPGAYPWGNHPNAWRPNHIHFSLFGDYFGSRLVTQMYFPGDPLLALDPIFQGTPEHARERLISRFSIDTTEEGYALGYEFDIVLRGRNETPMER
- the pcaQ gene encoding pca operon transcription factor PcaQ produces the protein MQRSLADSRVKFRHLQCFLAVAQFGGVQKAAESLAITQPAVSKTVAELESILGVRLFERGRHGAVPTREGQLFMPHASACVSALRQGVDLLARAEGTAAATLDLGILPTVATAVVPPALKLFQTRWPHVVVRMVTASNTELLARLKAGTIEFAVGRLADPERMIGLSFEQLYREPLIAVVRAGHPLSTGAAPPAALLERFMVVLPPFGTLIRQSAESLLTAWGAPPLSSFVEMLSVSVGRALTLENDAVWFVPFSAVEYDLSRGELVRLPLPFAGTEEPVGLILRTDTQPSAAARALIDAVRNVTRQRIAPAVDKTRSPKRRRAAP